Within Vicia villosa cultivar HV-30 ecotype Madison, WI unplaced genomic scaffold, Vvil1.0 scaffold7, whole genome shotgun sequence, the genomic segment TCTGTGTGATTGACAAGTAACAATTAGTCTACCTCAATGTATCAAAAGATATAAGGGTGACTTACAAAAACACAAGATactctcaaaacctaagactCTAAACTTCCCCTAATTTTTCAATTGTGAAAGCTTGGTTGCATTAGGTTTAGGGTTCTCTTTAAATACTCCTCAACAGTCCACGGACTTCAAAACATTCACCCGTAtattacttgatccacaagctgagGGTTGcacaaattatgcaaaaaatctccttaaatcttggaacaaaacatcgaatttcctaaattgtctcaacatccaattttaaaaacttatgtaCAATTGGAGACCAAATCATTTGTTCCAGATTAAATCTTCTTAACCTGGGAAATCAGTGAGATATATCCAAAAGGACTctcacaaaatcaaaacaaatctgTCAAGAATTAAAACAGTCTGTATTGATGTTCTGGTACAACATGTCACAAAATCTGTCAGAACATTTGTCTTTCTCAGACAGCTCAATGAACTTGAACAGCATGTTAGGACATCTTCCATAACATCTTCTTGTGAactatgttttagcaaaattgttgcCAATCCTAAAACCATGGTACTAAAAATTTAGActatttctaaattaatataaaatatataccaACATTCTAACATTAATGAACGGATTTGCAAACTGAACCGACCAAACCCGATATCTACGAACCGCCCGAACCGTACATTCTTCCTGTTTTTTGGCTTCTTGATTTTTTGGAAATTTCTAAACATGTTTTCTTTGTCTTCATCACTaaaggttttaaggcatacttcaacaaTACCAAATATGATTCTTGAGCCAAACTGAGAAAGCATAGAAGTTTCACACAGACCTACCAAGATATCATTTCAAGCCAAAATAATACTCATATCTTCCACGTCCTTCGATGTCACAAATTTATCCGAAAGTATTATATCATTATAAGATTTCCAAATCAGCTACACCATAATATGTCAAATAATAAGACACCCTCTTTAAGTTTATGTGGACCatcaagagaaaaaaaaacatatgaaAAAGGGTAAAGGGACCAAAACTAGATACCAACACAGTCATTTGAAAATGCTATAGCATGTCTAAAGTACTACATCACAAGACATAAAAAAAATGAGCAGACGACTCTAAAAATCTCAAACGCAAAAGGCAAGAGACATCCTCCTAAAactctaaaaaaataaaacagaaaaggCATGAGACATCCTCCTAACCAACAAAGACTCATTTTTTTCAGTAAATTCTTTATGGTAGAAATTATATCCTACCATAACTATCAGGAGAAGATAATTACTTTAGAGGAGGATCAACTCTACTATAAAATAGCATTGTTATATCAATAACAAAATATCATCATAAATAACCACATAATTGATCAATTATTAACTTTTGTTCATATgtttaaccaaaataaaataattgaatgtatctagttaataataaaaaaattcgatttttatatgttaattttttttttaaatatactattagaaataaataaagagaATGAGTAAAAAATGTGagttttgtttttgttaaaaaatttatatattttctgtATAATAACTTAGGATaattaaaaacatgataaaaatatattattaagtaAAAAAGTAAAGGAATTCATGAAAATAGTTAAtggaaaaaaaaacttaatttttattcacttcttattttttataaaaatatattattaaaaaaattaattactatGCATTGTGGGTGTAAAAAATTATACTTTTCCCAACAtctaacttttaattttatttaaaataaaataagaagaacAAGTATTAAAAGGATAAATATGGTTTTACTTTGTCAAAAAAAATAGttaacttttatttattaaaaatataataaaaacaaatttttaataaaaacttaaaaagaaCCAAAAAAAAtgtactttttagaaaatggattTAAATAGTTGTTAAGTTGCTAGTTTTGACAAAaggttaatttttattaaaaaaactaaaaaagatATATGTgccaaattattaaattattcttagttttatttcaaaattttcttcgataaaatcaaaagaaaatttcaATATACAACTAGAATCAAATCCAAAAACACAAATAATATATGCAATAATCAAATTcagtaaagaaaaaaaattaatagatgGTGTCacgaatttattattatatagttATAGTTTTTAATCGATAACAATCATAAATACAAGTTCTAACACATTcaacaaatataaaataatagtttTCTATCCTAATCTTTGAGTAATATTATCAAAACAAATGACAAAAGATATCAATGTGGTAACCTAATATTGAGTCTTCTAAGCCATATTGAATGAAGAATCATATGAAACACATCAAACGGTTTAGCCGGATGATTCAACACAAAATGTCTTTGAACCTTCAACACTCTCCCATGCAACTTCAAATACTTTTCATGTGAAACACCTTTCAATATTCTCTTGATCTCACCTATCCTCTTTGGTGGAATCTGCAATGAAAATTTGCTCCAATCAAGAACATCACTAAACGGTAGCTGATAACTATCTGAAATAATCACAGGCACACAACCAGCATTAATGGCTTCCACAAGTCTTGGACTAGCCACCTCATAACCACTTGGACACAAACAAAATTTACTATTCCCCATAAGATCTTGATAGTTAAGATTTTTAGGAAGATACTCATACACTAGAACCTCTTCATCTTTTCCTTTCCATTGATCTTGTAACATCTCTCTAATCATACCATGTGCCCCTCCGGCAAAAAAGGCGAGTATCGATCGATTATTAGGGTTCTGACTAGGTTTCGGCGCGCTTAGCTTGAAACTTTGTAAGTTCATTTCCGGCATTGAAACGTCCTTTACAGGATCAAACTCTTCAGAAGTGTTGGCATTGCATAATACTCTAATCAAGTTCTTGTAAATCTCTCTACCCGAATCTTCTTTCGATATCTCTGGCGCCCAATCGTGACAAGAGACGAGTAAATGATCTGCGCCGTTGCTTCTATTCCAATACAGATACTTTTGCGCTATGAGGTTGGTGTAATCAATGGTGACACGCATGATTTGATCTCTTGAGTATGTTGTGAGAGGATTGTATAGATATTTCACCATGTGTGTCACACTTAAGGGTAACATGAATGCATGAGCTTCGTTTGGATTGCTCGCTGCGAATCGGCTCGATATGTCCTCGATCTCGGACATGAAGTGTCCCTCGATGCTGTAAATTGAAACCATGGGACCGTAATGGACTAGTGGGGGTTCACCTTCTTTGTAAGTCCATACTTTGAATCTCTTCATCATTTCCATGTGACTTCTGCATAGTTTTAAAGCGTGTGACAAAAGTTAGAATATTCAAAAATAACattatatgaaaatagaaattttaTGCAGAAGACTTCAAGGGGTTCATTGCTAAATTCCAAGACTAATAATCCGTGTACGAAAAGGAAAAACTATAAGGAAGAAATGACTTATCTTAAATTTACACTCGCAAGTTACCACCCAAGTTTTAATTGGAAAGGGTATGATAAGATACAAGatatagaaaattttaaaatttaagatgTGATTAAGAtactttaataaaaataaataaatttaaaatatgctttaataaaaataaataaatttaagataTGCTTcataaagttttgatttttttggtttttttagttCAAATAGGAGTGTAATCaaatttatttgaattgatttttggtcaaaaaatatcTCCATCGATTTTGATTTatagtatttttaaaaatgatcCAAACCAAACTACCCAGTTTGATTTATAGTTATGTGTATTATCCActattaagttttttttagtgtattttatgcttcttcttttttttttaaataatacattttatataatttatttcatattttttactGCATCTTCCAATAAattcactatcaaatataaaagttgtCACATAATATCTGAAGATAGAGAATAAATTTGGAAgtttaacaaataaaaaacaacaataacaaaaaaaaattttaatatacataaattaacatgtttcacacctcatACACACATTAAAActattttgtaaaaaatattagAAGGAATTTCAtcgaagaaaaagaaacaaaaaatatttaaaaaagaaagaaaactaaaaaaattagaaaacttgAACATGAAGAATGTGATGACCATAACATATCGGAATGGCGGTAGAGAGAACAACAATAGTGGCAAGTGGCGAGAACAAAAATGAATAATGGATGGGCTGAAATAAAATTTGGGTTTACTGATggcaaaataaaaaatttagggCGTAATTGTAAGCATTGGTTGCATTCATTGATTTAACAGTTCCTAAAAAATTTCATTGATTCCATAAATCGAagcataaatatttaattttttttgtttgactCGATTTGAGTTGtcgatttaataaaaaaaattatcccCTTACACATGTAATTTTGAGCTGTCAAATTCAtcctttatattttgttttaatattgttttaacTATATTTTTGGTTAACATTCATTGACTAAAAGAAtagtttaaaattcaaaaaataaaaagaatcaaaaaataattaaaggatGATGAAATGTATTTAGCCTTTAATATATAGTATATAGGAAAGAAAAATAGAAACATagcaaaaataataattaataataataattaaattactaaAAATAATCTTTTCCATAACTACTCActtacttttaaatttttttatgcaattttaaaaaaaaaaaaaaaggaaagaaaagaaaagattttaaaatccagaaaaaaataattaaaaaaatgaatattttaataaaatgaaataggattttttttcaaattgtatttttctaatttatattGGAGTACATCTTTCCAGAGAATATTTCTATATTTCTCTAATACATATCGGAGTATGTCGACCTGGAGAGTTATATCAATACTTTACTAATCCCTATCGCCATAGGAGTGCATGAATGTATGAACGCATAAACTTTATCATTTTTAAAGCCACGGGACTTACTTAATTCCAGTTACAAATAACCTTGAGAGGTAATTTAAGACatacaaaacaacaaaatatatgCAACTAATAACTTAATCAAGGAAATTAAAAGCTTACACCGTAGAGAAAAAGCAAAATAAAAGATTATGTATAAGTTACTTAACTGATGAAA encodes:
- the LOC131643102 gene encoding probable glycosyltransferase At5g20260 — encoded protein: MNSWIVLPVTLFIIIFFVYYQRRNEDVVHLLSDVKLLSPTNNLVRIERELGEARVAIRRAIKRRNFTTIASEAQDFIPRGNVYRNAYAFHQSHMEMMKRFKVWTYKEGEPPLVHYGPMVSIYSIEGHFMSEIEDISSRFAASNPNEAHAFMLPLSVTHMVKYLYNPLTTYSRDQIMRVTIDYTNLIAQKYLYWNRSNGADHLLVSCHDWAPEISKEDSGREIYKNLIRVLCNANTSEEFDPVKDVSMPEMNLQSFKLSAPKPSQNPNNRSILAFFAGGAHGMIREMLQDQWKGKDEEVLVYEYLPKNLNYQDLMGNSKFCLCPSGYEVASPRLVEAINAGCVPVIISDSYQLPFSDVLDWSKFSLQIPPKRIGEIKRILKGVSHEKYLKLHGRVLKVQRHFVLNHPAKPFDVFHMILHSIWLRRLNIRLPH